The following coding sequences are from one Campylobacter sp. RM16187 window:
- a CDS encoding GGDEF domain-containing response regulator, whose product MKKSRILIVEDNKALAKLIAKKMEGNVEMDIDVAHSMAEAEVFLAKPSEYFIALLDLNLPDAPNGEIVDYVISKGIAAIVLTGSLDPKTREIFIHKDIVDYVYKNNMDDINYIFQMINRLIKNKQYKVMIIEDSMPFRNNIKKILTSLQFQVFTAAHGEEAMSYFADHPDIKLVITDYRMPIKDGLGVLKELRKENDKNKLGIIVITSPKEEVNASIFLKNGANDFIAKPFEKEEFICRIHNTIEAIENINRIANFANHDFLTGVYNRRYFYANMEEYLSKHEEFFEPYAIAMLDIDHFKSINDTYGHDGGDKVLQFLAKKLVDETKGNDIVARFGGEEFCIVLKNISKEEAIKFFVNLRSNIASQSITLKKESFKFTVSIGVAFGRSDYSLDEILEFADGALYEAKENGRNRVEVAG is encoded by the coding sequence ATGAAAAAAAGTAGAATTTTAATAGTAGAAGACAACAAGGCATTGGCAAAACTTATTGCAAAAAAGATGGAAGGCAACGTCGAAATGGATATAGACGTAGCCCATAGTATGGCTGAAGCGGAAGTTTTTTTAGCTAAACCAAGCGAATATTTTATAGCCTTGCTTGATCTGAATTTGCCTGACGCTCCAAATGGAGAGATAGTAGATTATGTGATTTCAAAAGGTATTGCGGCGATAGTGCTAACAGGAAGCCTTGATCCTAAGACTAGAGAAATATTTATACATAAAGATATAGTGGATTATGTTTACAAGAACAATATGGATGACATAAACTATATATTTCAAATGATAAATAGGCTTATTAAAAATAAACAGTATAAGGTTATGATCATTGAAGATTCGATGCCTTTTAGAAATAATATTAAAAAAATTCTAACAAGTCTTCAGTTTCAGGTATTTACAGCCGCTCATGGCGAGGAGGCTATGAGCTATTTTGCCGATCACCCCGACATAAAGCTTGTTATAACTGATTATAGAATGCCTATTAAGGATGGCCTTGGAGTTTTAAAAGAGCTTAGAAAAGAAAACGATAAGAACAAGCTTGGAATAATAGTTATTACATCTCCAAAAGAAGAGGTTAATGCCTCTATATTTCTTAAAAACGGAGCAAATGATTTTATCGCAAAGCCTTTTGAAAAAGAGGAATTTATATGCAGGATACATAATACCATAGAGGCTATAGAAAATATTAATAGAATTGCAAATTTTGCGAATCATGATTTTTTGACAGGTGTTTATAATAGAAGGTATTTTTATGCCAATATGGAGGAGTATTTAAGTAAGCATGAGGAATTCTTTGAACCTTACGCGATAGCTATGCTTGACATAGATCATTTTAAGAGCATTAATGACACTTATGGTCATGATGGCGGAGATAAGGTGCTTCAGTTTTTGGCAAAAAAATTAGTAGATGAGACAAAAGGAAACGATATTGTGGCTAGATTTGGAGGGGAGGAATTTTGTATAGTTCTTAAAAATATCTCCAAAGAAGAGGCTATTAAATTTTTTGTAAATTTAAGATCTAATATTGCGTCTCAATCCATAACTCTAAAAAAAGAGAGTTTTAAATTTACCGTTTCTATCGGTGTTGCATTTGGAAGAAGCGATTATTCTTTAGATGAAATTTTAGAATTTGCAGACGGCGCATTGTATGAAGCTAAGGAGAATGGTAGAAATAGGGTAGAGGTAGCTGGATGA
- a CDS encoding TatD family hydrolase translates to MIIDTHCHLDDNRYDEDLDMVMQNAYSGGIGGVLIPGADIKDLPKAARIANAYKNVFFAVGVHPYHIDDFDENELRKFAKNSKCIAVGECGLDYFRLPKDESEKLAEKESQKRVFKAQLDLAVELNLPVILHIRDSNEDCYNILKEYASRLKGAVLHCYNASPLLLDLSKFGKFYFGIGGVLTFKNAKNLVEILPKIPRDKLLIETDGPYLSPEPYRGRRNEPFYTQFVAQRMSEILDLEKEEIIRITTQNAKMLFGNFNTE, encoded by the coding sequence ATGATAATAGATACGCATTGTCATCTTGATGATAATAGATACGATGAAGATCTTGATATGGTTATGCAAAATGCCTATAGTGGCGGCATTGGTGGGGTTTTGATACCTGGTGCTGATATTAAAGATTTACCAAAAGCTGCTAGAATAGCCAATGCTTATAAAAATGTTTTTTTTGCAGTGGGTGTTCATCCGTATCATATAGATGATTTTGATGAGAATGAGTTACGTAAATTTGCTAAGAACAGCAAATGTATAGCTGTAGGCGAATGCGGACTTGATTATTTTAGGCTACCAAAAGATGAGAGTGAGAAATTAGCCGAAAAAGAGTCTCAGAAGAGGGTTTTTAAGGCTCAGCTTGATTTGGCTGTAGAGCTTAATCTACCTGTAATTTTGCATATTAGAGACTCTAATGAGGATTGTTATAATATATTAAAAGAGTATGCAAGTAGGCTAAAAGGGGCGGTTTTGCATTGTTATAACGCATCGCCATTACTATTAGATCTTAGTAAATTTGGAAAATTTTATTTTGGAATCGGCGGAGTTTTAACATTTAAAAATGCTAAAAATTTAGTGGAAATTTTGCCTAAAATTCCAAGGGATAAGTTACTTATCGAAACAGATGGGCCATATCTTTCGCCTGAGCCATATAGAGGCAGGAGAAATGAGCCTTTTTATACGCAATTTGTTGCACAAAGAATGAGTGAAATTTTAGATTTAGAAAAAGAGGAGATAATTAGAATAACCACGCAAAATGCTAAAATGCTTTTTGGAAATTTTAATACCGAATAA